In Candidatus Krumholzibacteriia bacterium, the genomic window TTGTGGGCGGTGTCGAGCACCAGCCGCGGATCGCGCCCCCATGCTTCGTAGCGACCGGGCAGGCGCAGCCCGGGGAGCGCACGGTCCAGCGCGGTTTCGGGCCAGCGCATCCGACGGTGAAGATCGCGGTAGACGGCGAGCATCGACCGCACCTGCGACCGCTGCAGGGTCCCGTCGGTGTCGAGGCCACGGAGGTCGCCGTCGTCGGTCATCAGGTCGGCCAGTTCGCCCACCCCGACCCGCTGCGCACCCACTCGATCCAGGACGCGTTCGGCGAGGGCCTGGATCGCAGGATCGTCGAGGTCGTGCAGGTAGAAGGGCACGTCGGCCACGGCCAGACCCAGCTTCTCACGCGCGATGCTCTCGAGCGAACCGCCGAGCAGTTCCTCGTGGTCGCGACCGATGCTGGTGAGGACCACGGCCTCCTTGCGCACCGCGTTCGTCGCGTCGAGGCGCCCACCCAGACCGGCCTCGAGCACGGCCACGTCGACCTGGCAGCGGGCGAAGTGGTCCAGGGCGAGCGCGGTGGTCGACTCGAAGAAGGTGGTCCGCGTGCTCTCGATGCGCGACCGGTGGCGTGAGACCAGACCGAAGAGTTCCTGCGTCGGAATCGGCTCGCCGTCGACCACGATCCGCTCGCGCACGTCGAGCAGATGTGGACTCGTGTAGAGTCCGGTCCGCAGTCCCGCCGCGCGGCAGAAAGCGGCCAGAGCCGTGGCCGCCCCACCCTTGCCGTTGGTTCCGGCGATCACCACGCACGGGAAGGCCCGATCGGGACGCCCCATGGCTTCGAGCAATTCCCGGATGGCGTCGAGACCCGGTCGGATCCCGAGGCGCTGCAGACGGAACAGCCACTCCACCGCCGCGTCCGTCGGTGCGAACGGCGGTCGCAGCGTGTCGATGTCGATGGAGTCAGGCCCGCGGGGGCTCGACCGGTGGTTCTTCATCGGATTCCGCCTGGCCCTTCGCGGGGAGCGCCTCCGTCTCGCCGGACTCGGCCTCGTCGTCGGGGAGGGCCTCCACCGGTTCCGGCACTTCGGCGGGAGCCGGAGCGTCGCGCCAGCAGAAGCGCAAGGTCTCGCCGATCTCCCGACGGAAGTCCTTGCGGTGGACGATCCGGTCGACGAAGCCCTTCTCGAGCAGGAATTCGCTGGTCTGGAAACCCTCGGGCAGGTCCGTGTTGATCGTCTGCTGGATCACGCGCGGCCCGGCGAAGCCGATCAGTGCCTTCGGCTCGGCCAGGATCAGGTCGCCCTGCATGGCGAAGCTCGCCGTGACCCCACCCGTGGTCGGGTGCGTGAGGATCGCCAGGTACGGCAGCCGCGCCTCGGCCAGACGTGCGAGCATG contains:
- a CDS encoding Mur ligase family protein, with product MEWLFRLQRLGIRPGLDAIRELLEAMGRPDRAFPCVVIAGTNGKGGAATALAAFCRAAGLRTGLYTSPHLLDVRERIVVDGEPIPTQELFGLVSRHRSRIESTRTTFFESTTALALDHFARCQVDVAVLEAGLGGRLDATNAVRKEAVVLTSIGRDHEELLGGSLESIAREKLGLAVADVPFYLHDLDDPAIQALAERVLDRVGAQRVGVGELADLMTDDGDLRGLDTDGTLQRSQVRSMLAVYRDLHRRMRWPETALDRALPGLRLPGRYEAWGRDPRLVLDTAHNESALRATLHQWRDEGSRATRVLVFGASQGKSIDGVFGDLAASARTVLVTSPHWYRARPAPELATAIRRAADERGLEVEIVVEGTVRATLEEARRRARSMSPAGPAPSILVLGSHFLVAEALDRLGVDDLWQQDRTPLWDAGLPLRQRPAGSTEAVI